One genomic region from Myripristis murdjan chromosome 7, fMyrMur1.1, whole genome shotgun sequence encodes:
- the LOC115361428 gene encoding P2Y purinoceptor 1-like — MSCGPEDRMMNVSCEKINFDFARQLLPAVYISVFIIGLIANAWGLKSLLQNWNKLKIINVFVLNLGLADILYLLMLPFLVVYHFLKSKWIFGAVFCKITRFFFNLNLYGSIGFLTCISVYRYLAIVHPIRVMGRISVTHSVVTTVIVWVLVSIQSLPDMFFAKSSENKTDKCFDTTSDLYVEDYLTYSLGWTVTGFCIPFLITLGCYGHLAVVLCTIQRIDKVQKQRSLKLLLILIILLSVCYIPYHTFKNLNLKSRVLSKQGQCREWFNEVYVARQISRGLVCLNSALNPLVYLHGNENTLLQLRQLLQRARRFCHADIDQPQTCSIGANSPQHVKETDV, encoded by the coding sequence ATGTCCTGTGGTCCAGAAGACAGAATGATGAATGTCTCCTGCGAAAAAATTAACTTTGACTTTGCTCGACAGCTCCTGCCTGCTGTTTACATCTCAGTGTTCATCATTGGCCTGATAGCTAATGCCTGGGGACTGAAGTCCTTGCTCCAGAACTGGAACAAACTTAAGATCATCAATGTTTTTGTTCTCAACCTCGGACTTGCAGATATTTTGTATCTGCTCATGCTCCCATTTCTTGTTGTGTACCATTTTTTGAAAAGCAAATGGATCTTTGGAGCTGTGTTCTGCAAGATTACAAGATTCTTCTTCAACCTGAATTTATATGGCAGCATTGGATTCCTCACCTGTATAAGTGTGTACAGGTACCTGGCCATTGTTCACCCAATCAGAGTGATGGGAAGGATATCTGTCACCCACTCTGTGGTCACCACAGTGATTGTTTGGGTCTTGGTGAGCATTCAGAGTCTACCAGACATGTTCTTCGCCAAATCgtctgaaaacaaaactgacaaatgTTTTGATACCACCTCTGATCTCTACGTTGAGGATTATCTAACGTACAGCCTTGGATGGACCGTCACCGGATTCTGCATCCCATTCCTCATCACTCTGGGCTGCTATGGACACTTGGCTGTAGTTCTGTGCACCATCCAGAGAATTGACAaggtacaaaaacaaagaagttTGAAGTTATTGCTCATTTTGATCAtacttctctctgtttgttacATCCCCTATCACACATTCAAGAACCTCAACCTCAAATCAAGAGTTTTATCGAAGCAGGGCCAGTGCCGTGAATGGTTTAATGAAGTCTATGTTGCTCGTCAGATTAGCCGTGGCCTTGTGTGTCTGAACAGTGCCCTCAACCCCTTGGTTTACCTCCATGGAAATGAAAATACTCTCCTTCAGCTCAGACAGCTGCTCCAGAGAGCTCGACGGTTTTGTCATGCGGACATTGATCAGCCACAGACATGTTCCATTGGTGCAAACTCACCACAGCATGTGAAGGAAACTGATGTTTAG
- the LOC115361429 gene encoding P2Y purinoceptor 1-like — protein MRHMNSMWKQKLSSKKSFYTPVKTEELIHWELKVLMSCCPEDRMMNVSCEKINFDFARQLLPAVYISVFITGLIANAWGLKSLLQNWNKLKIINVFVLNLGLADILYLLMLPFLVVYYFLKSKWIFGAVFCKITRFFFNLNLYGSIGFLTCISVYRYLAIVHPIRVIGRISVTHSVVTTVIVWVLVSIQSLPDMFFAKSYENKTDKCFDTTSQLYVEDYMKYSLGWTVTGFCIPFLITLGCYGHLAVVLCTIQRIDKVQKQRSLKLLLILIILLSVCYIPYHTFKNLNLKSRVLLKQGQCREWSNEVYIAYQISRGLVCLNSAINPLVYLHGKENTLLQLRQLLQRARRCCHADVDQPQSSSIETVLWREYQAH, from the exons ATGAGACATATGAATAGCATGTGGAAGCAAAAACTTTCTTCAAAGAAATCATTTTATACACCGGTCAAAACAGAGGAACTCATCCACTGGGAACTGAAGGTTTTGATGTCCTGCTGTCCAGAAGACAGAATGATGAATGTCTCCTGCGAAAAAATTAACTTTGACTTTGCTCGACAGCTCCTGCCTGCTGTTTACATCTCAGTGTTCATCACTGGCCTGATAGCTAATGCCTGGGGACTGAAGTCCTTGCTCCAGAACTGGAACAAACTTAAGATCATCAATGTTTTTGTTCTCAACCTTGGACTTGCAGATATTTTGTATCTGCTCATGCTCCCATTTCTTGTTGTGTACTATTTTTTGAAAAGCAAATGGATCTTTGGAGCTGTGTTCTGCAAGATTACAAGATTCTTCTTCAACCTGAATTTATATGGCAGCATTGGATTCCTCACCTGTATAAGTGTGTACAGGTACCTGGCCATTGTTCACCCAATCAGAGTGATCGGAAGAATATCTGTCACCCACTCTGTGGTCACCACAGTGATTGTTTGGGTCTTGGTGAGCATTCAGAGTCTACCAGACATGTTCTTTGCCAAATcgtatgaaaacaaaactgacaaatgTTTTGATACCACCTCCCAGCTCTACGTTGAGGATTACATGAAGTATAGCCTTGGATGGACCGTCACCGGATTCTGCATTCCATTCCTCATCACTCTGGGCTGCTATGGACACTTGGCTGTAGTTCTGTGCACCATCCAGAGAATTGACAaggtacaaaaacaaagaagttTGAAGTTGTTGCTCATTTTGATCAtacttctctctgtttgttacATCCCCTATCACACTTTCAAGAACCTCAACCTCAAATCAAGAGTTTTATTGAAGCAGGGCCAGTGCCGTGAATGGTCTAATGAAGTCTACATTGCTTATCAGATAAGTCGTGGCCTTGTGTGTCTGAACAGTGCCATCAACCCCTTGGTTTACCTCCATGGAAAGGAAAATACTCTCCTTCAGCTCAGACAGCTGCTCCAGAGAGCTCGGCGGTGTTGTCATGCGGACGTTGATCAGCCACAGTCAAGTTCTATTGAA ACGGTTTTGTGGAGAGAATATCAGGCACATTGA